In Pocillopora verrucosa isolate sample1 chromosome 13, ASM3666991v2, whole genome shotgun sequence, one genomic interval encodes:
- the LOC136277702 gene encoding tetratricopeptide repeat protein 28-like: MTSGRSPIKVSCEKEDLADQENVPDFDEDTLRATADVYRNEGNEAFKKGDFINAIHFYTKGIKMNCNEKELKAKLYNNRAIAYFKLGNHQDSLRDAEAAIELNPTFLKAIVRGATACVELKRFKEAVTWCDKGLAIDKGNRILLSLRLRSLKEVDDESGEEKDPISYGYGSASSGDVKKVIDFYNQGDKYREGNNYGNLGNAYCNLSELKKAIEYCNLLLKISKEVGDKHGEGNAYSDLGNAYWSLGNFKKAIEYHNLHLKIAKEVGDKRGQGNAYGSLGKALFCFGDFKNAKEYHNLHLEIAKEVGDKHGKGNAYCNLGNAYQSLGDFKKAIEYHNLHLKIAKDVGDKRGEGGAYGNLGNAYRSLGDFKSALEYHNLHSKIAREVRDKHGEGGAYGNLGNVYYIAGDFKKATVYHNLHLKIAKEVGDKHGEGKAYGNLGNAYWSLGDFKKAIEYHNVHLKIAKAVGDKHGEGKAYGNLGNAYDSLSDFKKAIEYHNLDLKIAKEVGDKHGEGGAYGNLGNVYHRAGDFKKAIEYHNLHLKIAKEVGDKHGEGSAYGNLGNAYQSLGDFKKAIEYHNVHLKIAKAVGDKHGEGKAYGNLGNAYNSFSDSKKAIEYHNLDLKIAKEVGDKHGEGSAYGNLGNVYRLAGDFKRAREYHNLHLKIAKEVGDKHGEGSAYGNLGNVSYSLGDFKKAIEYHNLHLKIAKEVGDKHGEGGAYGNLGNASYSLGDFKNAIDYHNLHLEIAKAVEDKDGEGGAYCNLGNAYQSLGDFKKAIEYHNLHLKIAKEVGDKRGEGGAYGNLGNTHWSLGDFKKAVEYHNLHLKMAREVGDKHGEGGAYGNLGNASYSLGDFKNAIDYHNLHLEIAKAVEDKDGEGGAYCNLGNAYQSLGDLKKAVEYHNLHLKIAKEVGDKHGEGKAYGNLGNAYRSLGDFKKAIEYHNVHLKIAKAVGDKHGEGGTYGNLGNAYNSLSDFKKAIEYHNLHLKIAKEVGDKHGEGSACGSLGNAYQSLGDFKKAIEYHNLHLKIAKEVGNKHGEGSAYGNLGNAYDCLGDLKKAIEYHNLYLKIVQEVGDKLGEGKAYGNLGNAYFRLGDFIKAIEYHNLHLKIAKEVGNKHGEGSAYGNLGNAYHSLGDFEKAIEYHNLDLKIAKEIGDKKGEGGAYGNLGNASYSLGDFEKAMEYHNLCLKLSKEVGDKQGEGAAYGSLGNVYRTLEDLIKANKSCKQMLKIAKEIEDKSMEATAYYFLGYVFEVQGRLPEAVEHYQASITLYNSLRVLLKSKDEWKVNFRNQYQMAYTGLWRVFVEQGNIDEALLAAEKGRAQALIDLMEFRFGTSQCNGDYEDLTVLKHVSSNTVFQAVDRADVNLWVVSEGKQVQLRQSKLNGSVSENSRASQSFESFMLGVYTQLGVRSDVRCENRSLDTLRESRPREDEKTKDDNPQPLMQQNECLSTLYDTVMKPVAELVQGDELLIIPDGPLWLAPYAALKDGNFKYLCESFRIRLAPSFTSLRLIADCPDDYHKSSGALLVGDPWVAEVTNSKGEKPLEQLPCAKKEVEMIGKILNITPITGREATKREVLKRLGSVSLVHFAAHGRMETGEIALTPDPDRGSAEPTKEDFILTIGDVLNVQLRAKLVVLSCCHSGRGEIKAEGVVGIARAFMGAGARAVVVSLWAVEDKATLEFMKCFYQHLAESKPASESLNLAMKSLRESDEFRDIKYWAPFLLIGDDVTLNFMTKEREILNIKSSK; this comes from the exons gagccactGCCTGTGTTGAACTGAAGAGATTTAAAGAAGCCGtcacttggtgtgataagggattagct ATCGACAAAGGTAATaggatcttgttgtcattaagacttcGGTCTCTCAAAGAAGTGGACGATGAGTCCGgggaggaaaaagatcctattagCTATGGCTATGGCagtgcaagttcaggtgatgtcaagaaagtcatagaCTTCTATAATCAGGGAGACAAGTATAGAGAGGGTAACaattatggcaatcttggcaatgcttattgcAATCtaagtgaattaaaaaaagccatagagtactgCAACTTGCTTCTTAAAATTagtaaagaagtaggagacaagcatggagAGGGTAACGCTTATAGCGATCTTGGCAATGCGTATTGGAGTCTGGgtaatttcaaaaaagccatagagtaccacaacctacatcttaaaatagccaaagaagtaggagacaagcgcGGGCagggtaacgcttatggtaGCCTTGGCAAAGCTCTTTTCTGTTTTGGTGATTTCAAAAATGCCaaagagtaccacaacctacatcttgaaatagctaaagaagtgggagacaagcaTGGAAAGGGTAACGCTTattgcaatcttggcaatgcttatcaaagtctgggtgatttcaaaaaagccatagagtaccacaacctacatcttaaaatagctaaagatgTAGGAGACAAGCgaggggagggtggtgcttatggcaaccttggcaatgcGTATCGGAGTCTTGGTGATTTCAAAAGTGCTCTAGAGTATCACAACTTACATTCTAAAATAGCTAGAGAAGTaagagacaagcatggggagggtggtgcttatggcaatcttggcaatgtttATTACATTGCGGgggatttcaaaaaagccacagtgtaccacaacctacatcttaaaatagctaaagaggtaggagacaagcatggggagggcaaggcttatggcaatcttggcaatgcgTATTggagtctgggtgatttcaaaaaagccatagaatATCACAAcgtacatcttaaaatagctaaagcagttggagacaagcatggggagggtaaagcttatggcaatcttggtaatgcttatgacagtcttagtgatttcaaaaaagccatagagtaccacaacctagatcttaaaatagccaaagaagtaggagacaagcatggggagggtggtgcttatggaaatcttggcaatgtttATCACCGTGcgggtgatttcaaaaaagccatagagtaccacaacctacatcttaaaatagctaaagaagtaggagacaagcatggggaaggtagtgcttatggcaatcttggcaatgcgTATcagagtctgggtgatttcaaaaaagccatagaatATCACAAcgtacatcttaaaatagctaaagcaGTTGGAGACAAGCATGGAGAGGGTAaagcttatggcaatcttggtaATGCCTATAACAGTTTTAGTGATtccaaaaaagccatagagtaccacaacctagatcttaaaatagctaaggaagtaggagacaagcatggggagggcagtgcttatggaaatcttggcaatgtttATCGCCTTGCGGgtgatttcaaaagagccagagagtaccacaacctacatcttaaaatagctaaagaagtaggggacaagcatggggagggtagtgcttatggcaatcttggcaatgtttCTTACAGTctaggtgatttcaaaaaagccatagagtatcACAACTTACaccttaaaatagctaaagaagtaggagacaagcatggggagggtggtgcttatggcaatcttggcaatgcttcTTACAGTCTTGGTGATTTCAAAAATGCTATAGActaccacaacctacatcttgaAATAGCTAAAGCAGTGGAAGACAAggatggggagggtggtgcttattgcaatcttggcaatgcttatcaaagtctgggtgatttcaaaaaagccatagagtaccacaacctacatcttaaaatagctaaagaagtaggagacaagcgtggggagggtggtgcttatggcaatcttggcaatacGCATTGGAGTCTGGGAGATTTCAAGAAAGCCGTAGAGTATCATAACTTACATCTTAAAATGGCTagagaagtaggagacaagcatggggagggtggtgcttatggcaatcttggcaatgcttcTTACAGTCTTGGTGATTTCAAAAATGCCATAGActaccacaacctacatcttgaAATAGCTAAAGCAGTGGAAGACAAggatggggagggtggtgcttattgtaatcttggcaatgcttatcaaagtctgggtgatttaaaaaaagccgtagagtaccacaacctacatcttaaaatagctaaagaggtaggagacaagcatggggagggcaaggcttatggcaatcttgggAATGCGTATCggagtctgggtgatttcaaaaaagccatagaatATCACAAcgtacatcttaaaatagctaaagcagttggagacaagcatggggagggtggtacttatggcaatcttggtaATGCTTATAACAGTctgagtgatttcaaaaaagccatagagtaccacaacttacatcttaaaatagctaaagaagtaggagacaagcatggggagggtagtgCTTGTGGTAGCCTTGGCAATGCGTATcagagtctgggtgatttcaaaaaagccatagagtaccacaacctacatcttaaaatagccaaagaagtgggaaataagcatggggagggtagtgcttatggcaatcttggcaatgcttatgactGTCTgggtgatttgaaaaaagccatagagtaccataACCTATATCTTAAAATAGTTCAAGAAGTAGGAGATAAGCTTGGGGAGGGTAAAGcctatggaaatcttggcaatgcttatttcaggCTGGGTGATTTCataaaagccatagagtaccacaacctacatcttaaaatagccaaagaagtgggaaataagcatggggagggtagtgcttatggcaatcttggcaatgcttatcacagtctgggtgatttcgaaaaagccatagagtaccacaacctagatcttaaaatagctaaagaaataGGAGACAAAAAAGGGGaaggtggtgcttatggcaatcttggcaatgctagttacagtctgggtgatttcgaAAAAGCCATGGAGTACCACAATCTATGTCTTAAATTAtctaaagaagtaggagacaagcaagGGGAGGGTGctgcttatggcagtcttggcaacgTGTATCGAACTCTGGAAGATTTGATCAAGGCCAACAAGTCATGCAAGCAAATGCTCAAAATTGCCAAAGAGATCGAAGACAAATCCATGGAGGCAACGGCCTACTATTTCTTAGGTTACGTTTTTGAGGTGCAAGGTCGACTTCCAGAAGCCGTTGAACATTACCAAGCTAGCATAACCTTATAcaattccttgagagtacttctaaaatctaaagatgagtggaaagttaattttcgaaatcagtaTCAAATGGCGTAtacgggtttgtggagagttttcgtagaacaaggtaataTAGATGAAGCCTTACTTGctgctgagaaaggacgagctcaagctctgaTCGACCTTATGGAATTTCGTTTTGGAACAAGTCAGTGTAATGGAGACTATGAAGATTTAACGGTTTTAAAACACGTTTCATCAAACACTGTTTTTCAGGCAGTGGACAGAGCTGacgtcaatctttgggttgtgtccgaaggaaaacaagttcagttaagacaaagCAAACTCAATGGTTCTGTTTCAGAGAACAGTAGAGCCAGCCAgtcctttgagtcgttcatgctcggtgtctatacacaacttggtgttcgttctGATGTAAGATGCGAGAACCGATCTTTGGATACTTTGAGGGAGAGCCGTCCAAGAGAAGATGAGAAAACTAAAGATGACAACCCTCAACCTCTCATGCAACAAAACGAAtgcttgagcactttgtatgataCCGTCATGAAGCCGGTGGCTGAACTGGTTCAAGGGGATGAGCTACTCATTATTCCCGATGGACCCCTTTGGCtcgctccttacgctgcattaaaggatggaaattttaaatacctgtgtgaatcgttcaGAATCCGACTCGCTCCATCGTTTACAAGTCTTAGACTTATtgccgattgcccagatgattatcacaaaagtAGTGGCgcgttacttgtaggagatccgtgggtaGCCGAGGTTACTAACAGCAAGGGAGAGAAACCCCTCGAGCAGCTTCCGTGTGCTAaaaaagaagtagaaatgatcggaaagATTCTGAATATCACGCCTATCACTGGCAGAGAAgccacgaaacgtgaggtgttgaaaagactcgGTTCCGTTTCCTTAGTGcactttgcggcacacggacgtatggaaactggcgaaattgctcttacGCCTGATCCAGACCGAGGATCTGCTGAGCCAACGAAGGAGGATTTCATTTTAACAATTggagatgtgttgaatgttcaACTTCGCGCCAAACTTGTTGTGCTTAGTTGTTGCCACAGTGGTCGAGGCGAGATCAAGGCAGAAGGTGTAgttggcattgcgcgcgcttttatgggggctggtgctcggGCTGTTGTGGTCTCCCTGTGGGCGGTTGAAGACAAGGCTACTCTTgagttcatgaaatgcttttatcaacaccttgcaGAAAGTAAACCTGCAAGCGAATCCctgaacctggccatgaaaagcctcagagaatcagacGAGTTCCGCGACATCAAatactgggcgccctttttgctgattggagatgacgttACTCTTAACTTTAtgacaaaggaaagagaaattttgaatataaaatcaagtaaatga